One genomic segment of Pseudomonadota bacterium includes these proteins:
- the ribBA gene encoding bifunctional 3,4-dihydroxy-2-butanone-4-phosphate synthase/GTP cyclohydrolase II, which yields MKPLNSIEEILADLAAGRMVVIMDDEDRENEGDLIMAAEKVRPEDINFMARFGRGLICLTLTAERCRQLRLPLMVSETHREHRTNFTLSIEAAEGITTGISAHDRAQTVLAAVNPNARPEDLRQPGHIFPVMAQPGGVLTRAGHTEAGCDLARLAGLDASSVIVEIMNDDGTMARRPDLESFAARHGLKIGTIADLIRHRLRQERSVERIAEQQVETEFGQFKLLAYEDHVHREVHLALVRGSIETTHSPLVRVHPIDTLSDLVGVRGVGRTWTLREAMQRIAEVGTGIVIVLRDHTTPRELADAVAALGARTEHSASAQVAPQVLRTYGIGAQILKDLGVTRMQVLSTPKQLQGLAAFGLEITGYVAE from the coding sequence GTGAAACCCCTGAACAGCATCGAAGAAATCCTCGCCGACCTCGCGGCGGGACGCATGGTCGTCATCATGGATGACGAAGACCGCGAAAACGAAGGCGACCTCATCATGGCCGCCGAAAAAGTGCGGCCCGAGGACATCAATTTCATGGCGCGCTTCGGGCGCGGCCTCATCTGCCTCACGTTGACCGCCGAGCGTTGCCGCCAGCTGCGCCTGCCGCTCATGGTGAGCGAGACGCATCGCGAACACCGCACCAACTTCACGTTGTCGATCGAGGCGGCGGAGGGCATCACCACGGGCATTTCCGCGCACGACCGGGCGCAGACCGTGCTTGCTGCTGTGAATCCGAATGCGCGTCCCGAAGATCTGCGTCAGCCGGGCCACATCTTTCCCGTGATGGCGCAGCCGGGTGGGGTGCTCACACGCGCGGGACATACCGAGGCGGGCTGCGACCTGGCACGCCTCGCCGGCCTCGACGCTTCATCCGTCATCGTCGAAATCATGAACGACGACGGCACGATGGCGCGCCGCCCAGATCTCGAATCCTTCGCCGCCCGGCACGGCCTCAAGATCGGCACGATCGCCGACCTCATCCGGCATCGGCTGCGCCAGGAACGCTCCGTCGAGCGCATCGCCGAGCAGCAGGTGGAAACCGAGTTCGGCCAGTTCAAGTTGTTAGCCTACGAAGACCACGTGCATCGCGAGGTGCACCTGGCGCTGGTGCGCGGTTCGATCGAGACCACGCACTCGCCGCTGGTGCGCGTGCATCCCATCGATACCTTGTCGGACCTGGTGGGCGTGCGCGGCGTGGGCCGCACCTGGACGCTGCGCGAGGCGATGCAACGCATTGCGGAGGTGGGCACGGGCATCGTCATCGTGCTGCGCGATCACACCACACCGCGCGAACTGGCGGATGCGGTGGCGGCGCTCGGCGCGCGCACGGAGCATTCCGCCAGTGCCCAGGTGGCGCCGCAGGTGCTGCGTACCTACGGTATCGGCGCGCAGATCCTCAAGGACCTGGGCGTGACGCGTATGCAGGTGTTGTCGACGCCCAAGCAGTTGCAGGGCCTCGCGGCTTTCGGCCTCGAGATCACCGGCTACGTGGCCGAATGA
- a CDS encoding serine/threonine-protein kinase, translated as MSLQATKTGPDAQAAKILENRVPDRIGKYVIINEVGRGSTGTVYLSHDSYYGRDVAIKVYNMDQDPTDERAKIARKMFLSEAHMVGMLQHPHIMPIYDAGEENGRCYIVTEHVHGARTLSAYCRPDNLLRVDDVVEIMFKCAKALHYAHTRGVIHRDIKPSNIMLTQDSDVRIIDFGIALVADSEISRIEGIAGSPSYMSPEQVQSLELTHHSDLYSLGAVMYELLTGIRPFRAGNLVKLLHQIVYATPPPIHTQRKDIPEELEAIVAQAMLKSPDKRQKSGSDFAAELTRVHQRLREQNARIDQQEQFDVLRRLRFFHDFSHAEIWEVLRASAIQDYPAGEEIVKEGEMDDRFYILVNGRCLVERHGRTLGAIESGDCFGETSYVRGARRTATIKAETTVSVLRVSSTLLEQVSAACQLRFNRVFLRALIARLQGTEQPPQ; from the coding sequence ATGTCGCTGCAAGCCACCAAGACCGGACCCGACGCGCAGGCTGCCAAGATCCTGGAAAACCGCGTTCCGGATCGCATCGGTAAATATGTAATCATCAACGAGGTCGGCCGGGGCTCCACCGGTACCGTCTACCTCTCGCACGATTCGTATTACGGACGGGACGTCGCGATCAAGGTCTACAACATGGACCAGGATCCGACCGACGAGCGGGCGAAGATCGCCCGCAAGATGTTCCTGTCGGAAGCGCACATGGTCGGCATGTTGCAGCACCCGCACATCATGCCGATCTACGACGCGGGCGAAGAAAACGGCCGCTGCTACATCGTCACCGAACACGTGCACGGCGCGCGCACTCTCTCGGCGTACTGCCGGCCTGACAACCTGCTGCGCGTCGACGACGTCGTCGAGATCATGTTCAAGTGCGCCAAGGCGCTGCACTACGCGCATACGCGCGGCGTGATCCATCGCGACATCAAGCCGTCGAACATCATGCTCACGCAGGATTCCGACGTGCGCATCATCGACTTCGGCATCGCGCTGGTGGCGGACTCCGAGATCTCGCGCATCGAAGGTATCGCGGGCTCGCCCTCGTACATGTCGCCCGAACAGGTGCAGAGCCTCGAGCTCACCCACCATTCGGACCTCTATTCACTCGGCGCCGTGATGTATGAACTGCTGACCGGCATCCGCCCGTTCCGCGCCGGCAACCTGGTCAAACTTCTGCATCAGATCGTCTATGCCACGCCGCCGCCGATCCATACGCAGCGCAAGGACATTCCCGAGGAGCTCGAAGCTATCGTTGCGCAGGCGATGCTCAAGAGCCCCGACAAGCGCCAGAAGTCGGGCTCCGATTTCGCCGCCGAGCTCACGCGCGTGCACCAGCGCCTGCGCGAACAGAACGCCCGCATCGACCAGCAGGAACAGTTCGACGTGTTGCGTCGCCTGCGTTTCTTCCATGACTTTTCACACGCCGAAATCTGGGAAGTGCTGCGCGCCAGCGCCATTCAGGATTACCCGGCGGGCGAAGAGATCGTCAAGGAAGGCGAGATGGACGACCGCTTCTACATTCTCGTCAACGGCCGCTGCCTGGTGGAACGGCACGGCCGGACGCTGGGCGCCATCGAGAGCGGCGACTGTTTCGGCGAAACGAGCTACGTGCGCGGCGCGCGCCGCACCGCGACCATCAAGGCAGAGACCACCGTGTCCGTATTACGCGTGAGCTCGACTCTGCTCGAGCAGGTGTCGGCCGCCTGCCAGCTGCGGTTCAACCGCGTGTTCCTGCGCGCGTTGATCGCGCGCCTCCAGGGCACGGAACAACCCCCCCAGTAG
- the modA gene encoding molybdate ABC transporter substrate-binding protein translates to MNFPTHRWRNLFAAALIAFASLAHAEDKKPELLVFAAASLTNVLGELSPAWEKSSGVTVKLSFAASSVLARQIEAGGKADVFVSADQEWMDYLQSRDLLDKASRRNLVGNRLVLIAPADSKIELKIAPGFKLAAALGEGRLATGDPDTVPVGRYARSALTALGVWDEVQDKLVRADNVRSAMMFVARGEVPLGIVYTTDALVDSKVRVVDTFPETSHAAITYPGTVTKGASPQAADYLKFLGGPDARATWQKFGFLEINK, encoded by the coding sequence ATGAATTTCCCGACGCATCGCTGGCGCAACTTGTTCGCGGCAGCCCTGATCGCATTCGCAAGCCTCGCGCACGCCGAGGACAAGAAGCCTGAACTACTGGTATTCGCGGCTGCGTCCCTCACCAATGTGCTCGGCGAGCTGTCGCCGGCCTGGGAAAAGAGCTCGGGCGTCACGGTAAAACTGTCGTTCGCGGCGAGCTCCGTGCTCGCGCGGCAGATCGAGGCCGGTGGCAAGGCCGATGTGTTCGTCTCCGCCGACCAGGAATGGATGGACTATCTACAGTCGCGCGACCTGCTCGACAAAGCCTCGCGCCGCAATCTGGTGGGCAACCGTCTCGTCCTGATCGCACCGGCCGACAGCAAGATCGAGCTCAAGATCGCGCCGGGCTTCAAGCTGGCGGCGGCGCTCGGCGAGGGCCGCCTCGCCACGGGCGATCCCGATACCGTACCGGTGGGCCGCTATGCCCGCTCCGCGCTCACCGCTCTCGGCGTCTGGGACGAGGTCCAGGACAAACTGGTGCGCGCCGACAATGTGCGCAGCGCCATGATGTTCGTCGCGCGCGGCGAGGTGCCACTCGGGATCGTCTACACGACGGACGCGCTGGTCGATTCGAAGGTTCGCGTCGTCGACACCTTCCCCGAAACCAGCCACGCCGCCATCACCTACCCCGGCACCGTGACGAAGGGCGCGAGCCCGCAGGCCGCCGATTACCTGAAGTTCCTTGGCGGTCCGGACGCACGCGCGACCTGGCAGAAGTTCGGCTTTCTGGAGATCAACAAATGA
- the ribH gene encoding 6,7-dimethyl-8-ribityllumazine synthase — protein MTGSQATPQSFDASPWRVAIVAARFNAALVDQLIDGATGAWRKHGGDSSNLIVQRVPGAFELPLAALKFAACGEYQAVIALGTVIRGDTPHFEYVAGECARGLMDAGLATGVPVIFGVLTTETQAQAEERASVDRMNKGGESLEAALEMIELLAQFAPWRSRAAPARAAKKKPAKKRAKSAKGRR, from the coding sequence ATGACCGGATCGCAGGCAACCCCGCAGAGTTTCGACGCCAGCCCGTGGCGCGTCGCCATCGTGGCCGCGCGTTTCAACGCCGCGCTCGTCGACCAGCTCATCGATGGCGCGACCGGCGCGTGGCGCAAACACGGCGGCGACAGCTCGAATCTCATCGTGCAGCGCGTCCCCGGCGCGTTCGAGCTGCCGCTGGCGGCGCTCAAATTCGCAGCCTGCGGCGAGTACCAGGCGGTGATCGCGCTCGGCACCGTGATCCGCGGCGACACACCGCATTTCGAATACGTCGCCGGCGAATGCGCGCGCGGCCTTATGGACGCGGGGCTTGCCACCGGCGTACCGGTCATCTTCGGCGTACTGACGACCGAGACCCAGGCGCAGGCCGAGGAGCGCGCCTCGGTCGACCGCATGAACAAGGGCGGCGAGTCGCTCGAAGCGGCGCTCGAGATGATCGAACTACTCGCGCAGTTCGCGCCGTGGCGTTCGCGCGCCGCGCCCGCGCGTGCCGCGAAAAAGAAGCCGGCGAAAAAACGGGCGAAATCCGCAAAGGGGCGTCGCTGA
- the nrdR gene encoding transcriptional regulator NrdR, whose translation MHCPFCAHDDTKVNDSRLAAEGSQIRRRRECLACGERFTTFETAELVMPLVVKNDQSRVPFDENKLRNGLHKALEKRPVSRESVEEAVGHVTRKLRGLGEREVTSRQIGEIVMEELHKLDEVAYVRYASVYRHFQDVEAFRDEVDRLRHRRGKVPSEGQLSLLPGETASKQKKGKGHE comes from the coding sequence ATGCACTGTCCCTTCTGCGCGCACGACGACACCAAGGTCAACGATTCGCGGCTGGCGGCGGAAGGCTCGCAGATCCGGCGGCGCCGCGAGTGCCTGGCCTGCGGCGAGCGCTTCACCACCTTCGAAACCGCAGAACTCGTGATGCCGCTGGTCGTCAAGAACGACCAGAGCCGCGTGCCCTTCGATGAGAACAAACTGCGCAATGGCCTGCACAAGGCCTTGGAGAAACGCCCCGTATCGCGCGAATCGGTGGAAGAAGCCGTCGGTCACGTCACGCGCAAGCTGCGCGGCCTCGGCGAACGCGAGGTCACCTCGCGCCAGATCGGCGAGATCGTGATGGAAGAACTGCACAAGCTCGACGAGGTCGCATACGTGCGTTATGCCTCGGTGTACCGGCACTTCCAGGATGTCGAGGCGTTCCGCGATGAAGTAGATAGATTGCGCCATCGGCGCGGCAAGGTGCCGAGCGAGGGCCAGCTGTCGTTGTTGCCCGGCGAAACCGCGTCGAAGCAGAAGAAGGGAAAAGGGCATGAGTAA
- a CDS encoding riboflavin synthase encodes MFTGIVQEIGEVRRSTPREGAAGVTDRRMEISFGRIARDRLELGASISVDGVCLTVAELGSDVFFADVSGETLRVTTLGAKTAGARVNLEPSLRAGDSLGGHWVSGHVDGLAEVLTTAADARSLRVELSAPRPLARYIARKGSVTLDGVSLTVNEVQGTGFSINLIPHTLAATTLGALAPGARLNLEIDLLARYVERLNTEPA; translated from the coding sequence ATGTTCACAGGTATCGTGCAGGAGATCGGCGAGGTCCGGCGCAGCACTCCCCGCGAGGGCGCGGCCGGAGTAACCGACCGGCGCATGGAGATTTCCTTCGGCCGGATCGCGCGCGATCGCCTGGAGCTGGGCGCCAGCATATCCGTGGACGGCGTCTGTCTCACCGTGGCCGAACTCGGCAGCGACGTGTTCTTCGCCGACGTGTCGGGGGAAACGCTGCGCGTGACCACGCTCGGCGCCAAGACCGCCGGCGCCCGCGTCAACCTCGAGCCCAGCCTGCGGGCCGGCGACAGTCTCGGCGGCCACTGGGTTTCGGGGCATGTCGATGGCCTGGCGGAGGTGCTAACTACCGCCGCGGATGCCCGGTCGCTGCGGGTCGAGCTGTCGGCGCCGCGGCCACTGGCGCGGTACATCGCGCGCAAGGGCTCGGTGACGCTCGACGGCGTGAGCCTCACCGTGAACGAAGTGCAGGGGACCGGTTTTTCGATCAACCTGATTCCGCATACACTCGCGGCGACCACGCTCGGGGCCTTGGCGCCCGGCGCACGTCTCAACCTCGAAATCGATCTGCTGGCGCGCTACGTAGAGCGTCTGAATACGGAGCCCGCGTGA
- a CDS encoding aldehyde dehydrogenase family protein: MSANPKSVEIELVPFKLLINGKLVPGATSTGVINPATGKSFVSCPRADVAQLNEAVAAAKGAFPAWSRKSWEERRRLLLALADALTKRSDEFAALLTQEQGKPFMQAQFEMGGAIAMIHAFAEMQIVPKVLKEDATQKIVLNRAPLGVVAAITPWNFPMILLMIKVAPALLAGNTVVAKPAPTTPLTTLKFGELAASILPPGVLNVIADQNDLGGLLTQHPDVAKVAFTGSTATGRKVMASVASTLKRITLELGGNDAAIVLPGTNIKDVAPKIFMGAMINAGQVCLAIKRVYAHESQYDELCSELAKLAQDATVGDGMNPQTQIGPIQNKMQYEKVKEFIADAHARGKVIAGGKALEGDGYFIAPTIVRDIPDDARLVREEQFGPITPVMKYSDVDDAIARANGTEYGLGGTVWGADLARAYDVASKMDSGTVWVNKHLDLPPDVPFVGAKQSGMGAEMGLEGLEEFTQPKVINLSKV; this comes from the coding sequence ATGAGCGCGAACCCCAAGTCGGTTGAAATCGAACTGGTCCCTTTCAAACTGCTCATCAATGGCAAACTAGTTCCGGGTGCGACCTCGACCGGCGTCATCAATCCGGCAACCGGGAAATCGTTCGTGTCCTGTCCGCGCGCTGACGTCGCGCAGCTGAACGAAGCGGTCGCCGCTGCGAAGGGCGCGTTCCCGGCCTGGTCGCGCAAATCCTGGGAAGAACGCCGCCGCCTGCTGCTGGCGCTGGCCGACGCGTTGACCAAACGGTCGGATGAATTCGCCGCGCTGCTGACGCAGGAACAGGGCAAGCCGTTCATGCAGGCGCAGTTCGAGATGGGCGGCGCGATCGCGATGATCCACGCCTTCGCGGAAATGCAGATCGTGCCGAAGGTATTGAAGGAAGACGCGACGCAGAAGATCGTGTTGAACCGCGCGCCGCTCGGCGTCGTCGCCGCGATCACGCCGTGGAATTTCCCGATGATCCTGCTGATGATCAAGGTGGCGCCCGCCTTGCTGGCCGGCAACACCGTGGTCGCCAAGCCCGCGCCCACCACGCCGCTGACTACCCTCAAGTTCGGCGAGCTCGCGGCATCGATCCTGCCGCCCGGTGTGCTCAATGTCATCGCCGATCAGAACGACCTGGGCGGCCTCCTCACCCAGCATCCGGATGTTGCCAAGGTCGCGTTCACCGGCTCGACAGCCACCGGCCGCAAGGTGATGGCCAGCGTCGCCAGCACGCTGAAACGCATCACGCTCGAACTCGGCGGCAACGATGCAGCCATCGTCCTGCCCGGCACGAACATCAAGGATGTCGCGCCGAAGATCTTCATGGGCGCGATGATCAACGCGGGCCAGGTGTGCCTCGCGATCAAGCGCGTGTATGCGCACGAATCGCAGTACGACGAGCTGTGCAGCGAATTGGCGAAGCTCGCGCAGGACGCGACGGTGGGCGACGGCATGAATCCGCAGACACAGATCGGCCCGATCCAGAACAAGATGCAGTACGAGAAGGTGAAGGAGTTCATCGCCGACGCCCATGCGCGCGGCAAGGTCATCGCCGGCGGCAAGGCGCTCGAGGGCGACGGCTACTTCATCGCGCCGACCATCGTGCGCGACATCCCCGACGACGCGCGCCTGGTGCGCGAGGAACAATTCGGACCCATAACCCCGGTCATGAAATATTCCGATGTGGATGACGCCATCGCGCGCGCCAACGGCACGGAATATGGCTTGGGCGGCACGGTCTGGGGCGCCGATCTCGCACGCGCCTATGACGTGGCTTCGAAGATGGATTCGGGCACGGTGTGGGTCAACAAACATCTCGACCTGCCGCCGGACGTGCCGTTCGTCGGCGCCAAACAATCCGGTATGGGCGCGGAGATGGGCCTCGAGGGCCTGGAAGAATTCACCCAGCCGAAGGTGATCAACCTGTCGAAGGTGTGA
- the nusB gene encoding transcription antitermination factor NusB — protein MARGSGISPASIRRAVARKLAMQALYRWQLNNTPWQDVVNEFAVDEDMHKADRGYFNQLVTEICGGSEVLDTALSAWMDRKPAELDPVERAVLWVGAHELKSAPDVPYRVVINEAVGLAKRFGATDSHKFVNAVLDAAAKELRPHEH, from the coding sequence ATGGCGCGCGGCAGCGGCATCAGTCCGGCATCGATTCGCCGCGCGGTGGCCCGCAAACTCGCGATGCAGGCGCTGTACCGCTGGCAGCTCAACAACACGCCCTGGCAGGACGTGGTGAACGAGTTCGCCGTCGACGAAGACATGCACAAGGCCGATCGTGGCTACTTCAACCAGCTGGTCACCGAGATCTGCGGCGGCAGCGAAGTGCTCGACACGGCGCTGTCGGCCTGGATGGATCGCAAACCCGCCGAGCTCGATCCGGTGGAGCGCGCGGTGTTATGGGTCGGTGCGCATGAATTGAAATCGGCGCCCGATGTGCCGTACCGGGTGGTGATCAACGAGGCGGTCGGGTTGGCGAAGCGTTTCGGCGCGACCGACAGCCACAAGTTCGTCAACGCGGTGCTGGACGCGGCCGCGAAAGAGCTGCGCCCACACGAGCACTAG
- the thiL gene encoding thiamine-phosphate kinase, producing the protein MAQSEFELIGKYFARLGAERADVRIGVGDDGAVLLPPASRELVAVTDTLVEGVHFPPGSPAISIGHRAFAVNLSDIAAMGAEPAWALLALSLPRPDEAWLSQFARAAGDLCRRHGVALVGGDTTRGPLTITVTVIGIVPIGVALERKGGQPGDAVFVTGSPGDAAAGLALEQGRLHVADPMSAQILRDRFLFPTPRCEVGVALRGLASACIDVSDGLGGDLEKLCAASGCGAEVDAAALPVSESLLGAVGRESAREYALTGGDDYELLFCVPLARLGAMTTAIAQGLGPVTRIGSLVSGNGVRVFRRGAVTQFSGAGFDHFAK; encoded by the coding sequence ATGGCCCAGTCTGAGTTCGAACTCATCGGTAAATACTTCGCGCGGCTGGGAGCCGAGCGCGCCGACGTGCGCATCGGCGTGGGCGATGACGGCGCGGTGCTGTTGCCACCTGCATCGCGCGAGCTGGTGGCGGTCACGGACACCCTCGTCGAAGGCGTGCACTTTCCGCCGGGGTCGCCGGCGATTTCCATCGGCCACCGGGCGTTCGCGGTCAATCTCTCCGACATCGCGGCCATGGGCGCCGAGCCCGCCTGGGCATTGCTGGCGTTGAGCCTGCCGCGGCCGGATGAAGCGTGGCTGTCGCAATTCGCGCGCGCCGCGGGCGACCTGTGCCGGCGCCACGGCGTGGCGCTGGTCGGCGGCGACACGACGCGCGGGCCTCTAACTATTACGGTGACGGTCATCGGCATCGTGCCGATCGGCGTGGCTCTCGAACGCAAGGGCGGACAACCCGGCGATGCCGTATTCGTTACCGGTTCGCCAGGAGATGCCGCCGCCGGGCTGGCGCTCGAACAGGGCCGCCTGCACGTCGCCGACCCGATGTCGGCCCAGATCCTGCGCGACCGCTTCCTGTTTCCGACACCGCGCTGCGAAGTGGGTGTGGCCCTGCGGGGTCTCGCCAGCGCCTGTATCGACGTGTCGGACGGCCTCGGCGGCGATCTCGAGAAGCTCTGCGCCGCAAGCGGTTGCGGCGCGGAAGTCGATGCGGCGGCGCTGCCCGTATCCGAATCGTTGCTAGGCGCGGTGGGGCGCGAATCGGCGCGCGAATATGCGCTCACCGGTGGCGACGACTACGAATTGCTGTTCTGCGTTCCGCTCGCGCGCCTGGGTGCCATGACGACGGCGATAGCGCAAGGATTAGGGCCGGTGACGAGAATCGGCAGCCTCGTGTCCGGAAACGGCGTCAGGGTTTTCAGGCGCGGCGCTGTGACCCAGTTCTCGGGCGCCGGTTTCGATCATTTCGCGAAGTAG
- a CDS encoding M24 family metallopeptidase, translating to MVSNEQAGAERVGLAYDREQMYVARRLTFDAIDEIARQIRPGMREEEGVAAAKATLKQRGLLRGWHAVHVRFGRNTLLDYYDASEPGVVLAQNDIFYLDIGPVWEKWEGDGGDTFVVGNDAEMHRARRDVHLLFDRVQAQWRTESSSGAALYEFAAAQARELGWLLNLKVAGHRIGDFPHKAHHSGSLAATGFTPTSDLWVLEMQIRHPERPFGAFYEDLLLETVPLTPSTG from the coding sequence ATGGTATCGAACGAACAGGCAGGCGCGGAGCGAGTCGGGCTCGCATACGACCGCGAGCAGATGTACGTCGCGCGCCGGCTGACGTTCGACGCGATCGACGAGATCGCGCGCCAGATCCGGCCCGGCATGAGAGAGGAGGAAGGCGTGGCAGCGGCGAAAGCCACGCTCAAGCAGCGCGGGCTGCTGCGCGGCTGGCACGCGGTCCATGTGCGCTTCGGCCGCAATACGCTGCTCGATTACTACGACGCGTCCGAGCCGGGAGTGGTGCTCGCGCAGAACGACATCTTCTACCTCGACATCGGCCCGGTGTGGGAGAAATGGGAAGGCGACGGCGGCGACACCTTCGTCGTCGGCAACGATGCGGAGATGCATCGCGCCAGGCGGGACGTCCATTTGCTGTTCGACCGCGTTCAGGCCCAGTGGCGCACGGAGTCATCGAGCGGAGCGGCACTCTACGAATTCGCGGCAGCGCAGGCGCGCGAGCTCGGCTGGCTGCTCAATCTCAAAGTCGCCGGGCATCGCATCGGCGACTTCCCGCACAAGGCGCACCACTCGGGCAGTCTCGCCGCCACCGGATTCACGCCGACGTCGGACCTGTGGGTGCTCGAGATGCAGATACGGCATCCCGAGCGCCCGTTCGGCGCGTTCTACGAAGACCTGTTGCTCGAGACGGTGCCGCTCACACCTTCGACAGGTTGA
- the ribD gene encoding bifunctional diaminohydroxyphosphoribosylaminopyrimidine deaminase/5-amino-6-(5-phosphoribosylamino)uracil reductase RibD encodes MSKFSAFDDAAMRRALELAARGLYTTQPNPRVGAVLARDEEIVGEGWHERAGEAHAEPIAIRAAGDRARGATAYVTLEPCSHHGRTPPCVDVLLAAGVRRVVYAIGDPNPRVNGGGAKRLKEAGIIVQSGLLAAEAEELNAGFLMRMRHGRPFVRLKSAASLDGRTALANGASKWITGQAARQDVQHWRALSGATLTSASTVLADDPRLDVRLDTVERQPLRVVLDRRRRVRPNAKILALPGEALVFAAATKTRRAAVEGEKLGNARVERLRATRNQLDLARVFARLAELEINEVLVEAGPRLSGALLSAGLVDEWLVYLAPKLLGRDARPLATLARLTKLDAAPQFDLFETQTVGTDLRLRLRPLEQADGKK; translated from the coding sequence ATGAGTAAGTTCAGCGCGTTCGACGATGCCGCCATGCGCCGCGCCCTCGAGCTGGCCGCGCGCGGCCTGTACACCACGCAGCCGAATCCGCGCGTCGGCGCGGTGCTGGCGCGCGATGAGGAAATCGTCGGTGAAGGCTGGCATGAGCGCGCGGGTGAAGCGCACGCCGAGCCGATCGCGATTCGCGCCGCGGGCGACCGCGCGCGCGGCGCGACCGCCTACGTGACACTCGAGCCCTGCAGCCATCACGGCCGCACGCCGCCCTGCGTGGATGTGTTGCTGGCGGCCGGCGTACGCCGCGTCGTCTACGCCATCGGCGATCCGAACCCACGCGTGAATGGCGGCGGCGCGAAGCGGTTGAAGGAAGCCGGCATCATCGTGCAATCCGGCCTGCTGGCCGCCGAAGCCGAAGAGCTCAATGCCGGGTTCCTCATGCGTATGCGTCACGGGCGGCCGTTCGTGCGCCTGAAATCCGCCGCCAGCCTCGATGGCCGCACCGCGCTCGCCAACGGCGCCAGCAAGTGGATCACGGGCCAGGCAGCGCGGCAGGACGTGCAGCACTGGCGTGCCTTGTCCGGCGCCACCTTGACCAGCGCGTCGACCGTGCTGGCCGACGATCCGCGTCTCGACGTGCGGCTCGATACGGTGGAGCGCCAGCCGTTGCGCGTGGTGCTCGATCGCCGCCGCCGCGTGCGTCCCAACGCGAAGATCCTGGCGCTGCCCGGCGAGGCGCTGGTGTTCGCGGCGGCCACCAAGACGCGGCGCGCGGCGGTGGAGGGCGAGAAGTTAGGCAATGCCCGGGTCGAACGGCTGCGTGCCACGCGTAACCAGCTCGATCTCGCCAGGGTGTTCGCGCGGCTGGCGGAGCTCGAGATCAACGAAGTCCTGGTCGAGGCCGGCCCGCGCCTGTCGGGCGCGCTGTTGTCGGCGGGCCTGGTCGACGAGTGGCTGGTGTATCTCGCGCCCAAGCTGCTGGGGCGCGATGCGCGGCCGCTGGCCACGCTGGCGCGGCTCACGAAACTCGACGCCGCGCCGCAGTTCGATCTGTTCGAGACACAGACCGTCGGCACGGACCTGCGGCTGCGTTTGCGGCCGCTCGAGCAGGCCGACGGTAAGAAGTAA